Proteins from one Juglans microcarpa x Juglans regia isolate MS1-56 chromosome 1S, Jm3101_v1.0, whole genome shotgun sequence genomic window:
- the LOC121247031 gene encoding GPN-loop GTPase QQT2, translated as MDIDSNFHNLNIKATNEGGVSMQVESKDSSSTQAEGKETEELNKSMDKLHIEGSSSGQAETSPANFRKKPVIIIVVGMAGSGKTTFLHRLVCHTQASNIRGYVLNLDPAVLTLPFGANIDIRDTVKYKEVMKQFNLGPNGGILTSLNLFATKFDEVVSVIESRADQLDYVLVDTPGQIEIFTWSASGAIITEAFASTFPTVITYVVDTPRSSSPVTFMSNMLYACSILYKTRLPVVLAFNKTDVAQHQFALEWMEDFEAFQTAVSSDQSYTSTLSQSLCLVLDEFYKNLRSVGVSAVSGAGMEAFFKAIEASAEEYMETYRADLDKRRAEKQRLEEERRKENMDKLRKDMEQSRGETVVLSTGLKDKEGRRETMMDEEDEKLEEEDDDDDDDFERFSEEEDVIDEDEDEEVARFSF; from the exons ATGGACATTGATTCTAATTTCCACAATCTGAACATCAAGGCAACGAACGAAGGAGGCGTTTCAATGCAAGTGGAATCCAAGGACTCGTCAAGCACTCAA GCAGAGGGTAAGGAGACAGAGGAGCTTAATAAGTCAATGGATAAGCTGCATATTGAGGGTTCATCATCTGGGCAAGCTGAAACTTCACCGGCCAACTTCAGGAAGAAACCAGTTATCATTATTGTTGTAGGAATGGCAG GGAGTGGAAAAACAACGTTTCTTCATCGGCTGGTTTGCCACACCCAGGCTTCCAACATCCGGGGTTATGTGTTGAACCTTGACCCTGCTGTGCTGACTCTCCCATTCGGTGCTAACATTGATATAAGAGATACTGTGAAGTACAAGGAAGTGATGAAGCAGTTCAATCTAGGACCTAATGGTGGAATTCTGACATCACTTAACTTGTTTGCTACAAAGTTTGATGAG GTTGTTTCTGTTATAGAGAGCCGAGCAGATCAGCTTGATTATGTTCTTGTAGATACTCCTGGACAGATTGAAATATTCACTTGGTCGGCTTCTGGTGCTATCATTACAGAAGCTTTTGCTTCAACCTTCCCTACTGTTATCACTTATGTAGTCGATACACCTCGTTCGTCAAGCCCAGTGACTTTCATGAGCAATATGCTATATGCTTGTAGTATACTTTACAAGACAAGGTTGCCTGTTGTGCTGGCATTCAACAAGACTGATGTGGCTCAACATCAATTTGCCTTGGAG TGGATGGAAGACTTTGAGGCATTTCAAACAGCAGTAAGTTCAGATCAGTCATACACATCGACTTTAAGTCAGAGCCTTTGCCTTGTGCTAGATGAGTTCTACAAGAATTTACGTTCTGTTGGAGTGTCGGCTGTCTCTGGTGCTGGAATGGAGGCCTTCTTCAAGGCCATTGAAGCAAGTGCTGAGGAATACATGGAAACCTATAG GGCTGATCTTGACAAGAGACGGGCAGAGAAGCAGCGGTTGGAGGAAGAGCGCAGGAAGGAAAACATGGATAAATTAAGGAAGGATATGGAACAGTCTAGGGGAGAAACCGTTGTGTTGAGCACTGGTCTGAAGGACAAAGAAGGCAGGAGAGAAACCATGATGGATGAGGAAGATGAAAAActagaagaggaagatgatgatgatgatgacgactTCGAGAGATTTTCGGAGGAGGAAGATGTTATagatgaggatgaagatgaagaagttgcTAGATTCTCCTTTTAG